In the Bifidobacterium catenulatum PV20-2 genome, one interval contains:
- the proB gene encoding glutamate 5-kinase — MNTPSQAQVRRAIAEAQTIVVKVGSSSLTKPSGHLDPERLNALVAAIARVRLMGGRVVLVSSGAIAAGFGSLGFDARPTDVADQQACAAVGQGLLMAQYENAFAHYGLRVGQILITVSDTIAPQQYRNVRRTLERLLDLGAVPIINENDSLASNEIRFGDNDRLSALIANIVVADALVLLTDVDALYTAPPSEPGSKRISYVPNVEDALANVQVGGTGSNVGTGGMVTKMEAARVAAVSGIPAVLTCASNAGPAMMGDPVGTAFAPINDRGSSRRLWIGFAAHPQGTLVADAGASNAVRGGAASLLAAGVLEVKGDFAAGDAVWIDNEMGEHLAKGLVGFDSEEIPQMLGRNTAQLKRFLGEEYAHPLVHRDNLVLV; from the coding sequence ATGAACACGCCATCGCAAGCCCAAGTGCGCCGAGCCATCGCCGAAGCGCAAACCATCGTGGTGAAAGTGGGATCCAGCTCGCTGACCAAGCCAAGCGGCCACCTCGATCCGGAACGGCTCAACGCGCTTGTGGCGGCCATCGCACGCGTACGACTCATGGGCGGGCGTGTGGTGCTCGTCTCCTCCGGCGCCATCGCAGCCGGATTCGGTTCCCTTGGCTTCGACGCGCGACCAACCGACGTGGCTGACCAGCAGGCATGCGCGGCCGTAGGCCAAGGCCTGCTCATGGCACAATACGAGAACGCTTTCGCACACTACGGACTACGCGTCGGGCAGATCCTCATCACCGTATCCGACACCATCGCGCCACAGCAATACCGCAACGTGCGACGCACTCTCGAAAGACTGCTCGACCTGGGCGCGGTGCCAATCATCAACGAAAACGACTCGCTCGCATCCAATGAAATCCGATTCGGAGACAACGACCGCCTCTCCGCATTGATCGCCAACATCGTTGTCGCCGACGCCCTCGTACTCCTCACCGACGTGGATGCGCTCTACACGGCACCCCCAAGCGAACCCGGATCGAAACGCATCAGCTACGTGCCGAACGTGGAAGACGCGCTCGCCAACGTGCAGGTCGGCGGCACGGGATCAAATGTGGGCACCGGCGGCATGGTCACCAAAATGGAAGCAGCCCGCGTGGCGGCAGTTTCCGGCATTCCCGCAGTGCTCACCTGCGCGTCGAACGCAGGCCCGGCCATGATGGGAGACCCGGTCGGCACCGCATTCGCACCAATCAACGACCGTGGCTCTTCGCGCCGCCTATGGATTGGCTTCGCGGCCCACCCGCAAGGTACTCTGGTGGCCGACGCGGGCGCATCCAACGCGGTGCGTGGGGGAGCGGCCAGTCTGCTCGCAGCCGGAGTGCTCGAAGTGAAGGGCGATTTCGCCGCCGGAGACGCGGTGTGGATCGACAACGAAATGGGAGAGCATCTCGCAAAAGGCCTAGTAGGATTCGACTCCGAAGAGATTCCGCAAATGCTCGGCCGTAATACCGCCCAGCTCAAGCGTTTCCTCGGCGAAGAATACGCACACCCCCTAGTCCACCGCGACAATCTCGTTTTGGTGTAG
- the secE gene encoding preprotein translocase subunit SecE has protein sequence MAKAKNSEKAVKPNIFMRIGLFIKQIIDELRKVVTPTSKELFFWALAVFIFVLFLMALVTGMDYGLGKLTLWIFG, from the coding sequence ATGGCGAAGGCAAAAAATAGCGAAAAGGCCGTTAAGCCGAACATCTTCATGCGAATTGGCTTGTTCATCAAACAGATTATCGACGAACTCCGCAAGGTCGTAACCCCAACCAGCAAAGAGCTGTTCTTCTGGGCGCTCGCCGTGTTCATTTTCGTGCTGTTCCTGATGGCACTGGTCACCGGCATGGACTACGGTCTGGGCAAGCTGACCCTGTGGATCTTCGGCTGA
- the nusG gene encoding transcription termination/antitermination protein NusG, with the protein MTDEVFSDNLDEAPEADLEAVAAVEALPAEGESVQETADETVEAEPTAEVASDESEEGEKDDEQDAGAKAVEDFSNSLRTLEGKWYVLHTYSGYEKRVKTNVESRVASFGMEDKIFQIEVPMEEVEKHTEKGKKVITRVRVPGYVLIRMLPDENARRIVRETEGVTGFVGPTKEPAPLSRKEVVSMMAPMIASEALKKAGDKPAANKKRVLEVSYAVGDQVTVTDGPFTTMAAVVSDVEPTTQKLTVLVSIFGRDTPVELGFNQVEKLS; encoded by the coding sequence ATGACTGACGAAGTGTTTTCCGACAACCTCGACGAGGCTCCTGAAGCTGATCTCGAGGCCGTGGCCGCCGTTGAGGCGCTGCCGGCCGAAGGCGAAAGCGTTCAGGAAACCGCCGATGAGACCGTTGAGGCAGAGCCGACTGCCGAAGTCGCTTCCGATGAGTCCGAAGAGGGCGAGAAAGACGACGAACAGGATGCCGGCGCCAAGGCCGTCGAAGACTTCTCCAACAGCCTGCGCACCCTCGAAGGCAAATGGTATGTGCTGCACACCTACTCCGGCTACGAGAAGCGTGTGAAGACCAACGTTGAATCCCGTGTGGCGAGCTTCGGCATGGAAGACAAGATCTTCCAGATTGAAGTGCCGATGGAAGAGGTCGAAAAGCACACTGAAAAGGGCAAGAAGGTCATCACCCGCGTGCGTGTTCCCGGCTACGTGCTGATTCGCATGCTTCCGGATGAGAACGCCCGTCGTATCGTTCGTGAAACCGAAGGTGTCACCGGCTTCGTTGGCCCGACCAAGGAACCGGCGCCGCTGAGCCGCAAGGAAGTCGTTTCCATGATGGCTCCAATGATCGCCTCCGAAGCGCTCAAGAAGGCTGGCGACAAGCCGGCCGCCAACAAGAAGCGCGTCCTTGAAGTCTCCTACGCCGTTGGCGATCAGGTCACCGTCACCGACGGTCCGTTCACCACCATGGCAGCTGTCGTCTCCGACGTTGAGCCTACCACCCAGAAGCTCACGGTGCTCGTGTCCATCTTCGGTCGCGACACGCCAGTGGAGTTGGGCTTCAACCAGGTAGAAAAACTGTCCTGA
- the obgE gene encoding GTPase ObgE, giving the protein MSDFVDRVTVHVKGGDGGNGSAGIRREKYKPLAGPNGGNGGDGGSVIFLADQNANSLLDYRFMPHREAGSGTMGLGDTKDGSKGADLILPVPVGTVIFEAKGPQGKPKHPGEQLADLRHAGDKFVVAAGGNGGLGNAALANRTRRAPGFALLGEPGEERDVILELKSIADVALVGFPSAGKSSLIAAMSSAKPKIADYPFTTLVPNLGVVMAGDMRYTIADVPGLIPGASQGKGLGLEFLRHIERTEIIAHVIDCATLEPDRDPMSDYKALEHELAEYADKLELPLGAIPIPERPRIIILNKVDMPEAKELAEFVKPEFEKLGLNVYVISTASHEGLKELNWALAAMVADMRKEVAKREQAEEEARVVIKPLEEPRNRRRRNDEGGTALDFTVERKEAGNGDVWYEVLGTKPERWVMQTNFDNDEAVGYLADRLAKLGVEDELRNKGAKPGDEVRIGKGARAVEFDWDPTIAAGAEMLDGAQLGARGVDLRLQEQDGRSQRRTNAERRRQYHEMMDARQAVREAMMAERKAGHWADPSVDDDRHDETSFFGRGETTESENVEQ; this is encoded by the coding sequence ATGAGTGATTTCGTCGATCGCGTGACCGTCCATGTGAAGGGCGGAGACGGCGGCAACGGTTCCGCCGGCATCCGTAGGGAAAAATACAAGCCGCTGGCAGGCCCGAATGGCGGCAACGGCGGTGACGGTGGTTCCGTGATCTTCTTGGCCGACCAGAACGCCAACAGCCTGCTCGACTACCGTTTCATGCCCCACCGTGAGGCTGGAAGCGGCACCATGGGCTTGGGCGACACCAAAGACGGTTCCAAAGGCGCCGATCTGATTCTGCCCGTTCCCGTGGGCACCGTGATTTTCGAAGCCAAAGGGCCGCAAGGCAAGCCCAAGCATCCGGGCGAACAGCTCGCCGATCTTCGCCACGCCGGCGACAAGTTCGTCGTGGCCGCAGGCGGCAATGGTGGTCTTGGCAACGCCGCACTGGCCAACCGCACACGTCGAGCCCCGGGCTTCGCATTGCTTGGCGAGCCAGGTGAGGAACGCGATGTCATCCTCGAACTCAAATCCATCGCCGACGTGGCATTGGTGGGCTTCCCGTCCGCAGGCAAATCCAGCCTGATCGCAGCCATGAGCTCCGCCAAGCCGAAAATCGCCGACTACCCGTTCACCACGCTCGTGCCGAATCTTGGCGTGGTCATGGCAGGAGACATGCGTTACACCATCGCCGACGTGCCAGGCTTGATTCCGGGAGCCTCGCAAGGCAAAGGCCTCGGCCTTGAATTCCTGCGCCACATCGAACGCACCGAAATCATCGCCCACGTAATCGACTGTGCCACGCTGGAACCCGACCGTGATCCGATGAGCGACTACAAGGCGCTCGAACACGAGCTGGCCGAATATGCAGACAAGCTGGAACTGCCATTGGGCGCGATCCCAATCCCCGAACGCCCCCGCATCATCATCCTCAACAAGGTCGATATGCCGGAAGCCAAGGAATTGGCCGAATTCGTCAAACCGGAATTCGAAAAACTCGGCCTCAACGTGTATGTCATCTCCACCGCATCCCATGAAGGTTTGAAAGAACTCAACTGGGCGTTGGCAGCCATGGTCGCCGACATGCGCAAGGAAGTCGCCAAACGCGAACAGGCCGAAGAAGAAGCGCGTGTGGTTATCAAGCCGCTTGAAGAGCCTCGCAATCGTCGCCGTCGCAACGACGAAGGCGGCACCGCGCTTGACTTCACCGTGGAACGCAAGGAAGCCGGCAACGGCGACGTCTGGTATGAAGTGCTTGGCACCAAGCCGGAACGTTGGGTCATGCAAACCAACTTCGACAACGACGAAGCGGTCGGCTACCTGGCAGACCGCCTCGCCAAGCTCGGTGTTGAAGACGAACTGCGCAACAAGGGCGCCAAGCCGGGTGATGAAGTACGCATCGGCAAGGGTGCGCGAGCCGTGGAATTCGATTGGGATCCGACCATTGCTGCGGGCGCGGAAATGCTCGACGGTGCCCAGCTTGGCGCACGAGGCGTCGACCTGCGACTGCAGGAACAGGACGGTCGTTCGCAGCGCCGCACCAACGCGGAACGCCGTCGCCAGTACCACGAAATGATGGATGCACGCCAAGCCGTGCGCGAAGCCATGATGGCCGAACGCAAGGCCGGACACTGGGCCGATCCTTCCGTGGACGACGACCGACATGACGAAACCAGCTTCTTCGGACGCGGCGAAACCACCGAATCCGAAAACGTGGAACAATAG
- the rplA gene encoding 50S ribosomal protein L1, which translates to MVKRSKKYREASEKIDRNNLYTANEAIALVKSMPEYKFDQTVEAVLRLNVDPRKADQLVRGSVNLPNGTGKTAKVLVFARGPKATEALEAGADIVGDDDLVQKVANGFLDFDSVVATPDMMGKVGRLGRVLGPRGLMPNPKTGTVTMDVTKAIKDIKGGKVDFRVDKNGNLSFLIGKLSFTEQALDENFKAVADEIKRLKPSTVKGRYVTKATITSTMNPGVPVDPTVIA; encoded by the coding sequence ATGGTAAAGCGTTCCAAGAAGTACCGCGAAGCTTCTGAGAAGATCGATCGCAACAATCTTTACACCGCTAACGAAGCCATCGCTCTCGTCAAGAGCATGCCGGAGTACAAGTTCGATCAGACCGTTGAGGCCGTGCTGCGCCTGAACGTGGATCCGCGCAAGGCCGACCAGCTGGTCCGCGGTTCCGTCAACCTGCCGAACGGCACCGGTAAGACCGCCAAGGTCCTCGTGTTCGCCCGTGGCCCGAAGGCCACCGAGGCTCTCGAGGCTGGCGCCGACATCGTCGGTGACGACGATCTCGTGCAGAAGGTCGCCAACGGCTTCCTTGACTTCGATTCCGTGGTGGCTACTCCGGACATGATGGGCAAGGTCGGCCGCCTCGGTCGCGTGCTCGGTCCGCGTGGCCTCATGCCGAACCCGAAGACCGGCACCGTGACCATGGACGTCACCAAGGCCATCAAGGACATCAAGGGCGGCAAGGTCGACTTCCGCGTTGACAAGAACGGCAACCTGAGCTTCCTCATCGGCAAGCTCTCCTTCACCGAGCAGGCTCTCGACGAGAACTTCAAGGCTGTTGCCGACGAAATCAAGCGTCTGAAGCCGTCCACCGTGAAGGGTCGCTACGTCACCAAGGCGACCATCACCTCCACGATGAACCCGGGCGTCCCGGTTGATCCGACGGTCATCGCCTGA
- a CDS encoding Rne/Rng family ribonuclease, which translates to MPNTNEGFDQVEAVASPEHVVNVVKFESAQSDPAPRRRRGGRRVVRGVGAAGVSLELKVEEHAATPLFEEPKLPVAQPAHDAGDVAVSSDDGDSDGMSRPTRRRRRSARPDDDVREIADEQSTRTRRRRAVQVEDERDEDRLRRRRRSVEDADEYDEMPRRRRRSAVDDSRDEESFEERALDAVDMLPEGHEVRHNPRPMMSLLFQEPVLPSVADSRNRSDDDRDDSRESRNDRNMQDHDDAQDEGHATRRRRRRNRDVADEERSEDNRSERNERDNRNDDAENDEEGGFRKSHRSRRLNAQERRAAAEVEQIEEDLILDDITYAPIDDETRGSRGDDDDDEQPTRTRRRRRGRGNREEADEQQQGNVEGESRRRREEDDEEEGTVTRRRRRRRGGAKSEEQEEPLVRRSRKQQYIDEITDVEGSTRLEAKKQRRRDNRRERSRQSQLMEQDFLARREHVDRLMVVRERERHTQISVIEDNVLVEHYVSDIQEVATVGNIYLGRVQNVLPSMEAAFVDIGQARNGVLYAGEVNWDSARLEGQPRRIELAFKSGDPVLVQVTKDPIGHKGARLTSQVTLAGRFLVLVPSGGMTGVSRKLSERERSRLKNIVSKVAPKDMGVIIRTAAEGASEEAITKDLESLVRQWERITAKRDEFLHGKRPKLLQGEPDVAIRVVRDIFNDDFSKMIVEGDRVYGRIEEYLDTMAPDLKDKLEKWDPAEHEGKDVFDKWQIDSQLRKGMERQVYLPSGGSIVIDRTEAMTTIDVNTGRFIGRGKSLEETVTRCNLEASEEIARQLRLRDIGGMVMIDFVDMVMPANRDLVLRRLVECLARDRTKHQVAEVTSLGLVQMTRKRIGQGLVEAFSEECPTCKGRGFILHDEPTVSADYDDPYALKGGDPFVKTNKHGHGTDVQVPKGSSPDVKAKLAQIAAAAVAANNAELGEEA; encoded by the coding sequence GTGCCTAATACCAATGAGGGCTTCGATCAGGTCGAAGCCGTGGCATCGCCTGAGCATGTCGTGAATGTTGTGAAATTCGAATCGGCCCAGTCTGATCCTGCACCGCGTCGCCGTCGTGGCGGTCGTCGTGTGGTACGTGGGGTTGGAGCCGCCGGCGTGTCTTTGGAATTGAAGGTCGAGGAGCATGCCGCGACCCCGCTGTTCGAAGAGCCGAAGTTGCCGGTTGCGCAGCCTGCACATGATGCCGGTGATGTCGCTGTTTCCAGTGATGATGGCGATTCCGATGGCATGTCTCGCCCGACTCGTCGCCGTCGTCGTTCGGCCCGGCCCGACGATGATGTTCGTGAGATTGCCGATGAGCAGTCGACGCGTACTCGTCGCCGCCGCGCGGTGCAGGTCGAGGATGAGCGGGATGAGGATCGTCTGCGTCGCCGTCGTCGTTCCGTTGAAGATGCGGATGAGTATGACGAGATGCCGCGTCGTCGCCGCCGCAGTGCCGTCGATGATTCCCGTGATGAGGAATCGTTTGAAGAACGTGCGCTTGATGCGGTCGATATGTTGCCGGAAGGCCATGAGGTCCGTCATAATCCGCGTCCGATGATGTCGCTGCTGTTCCAGGAGCCGGTTTTGCCGTCTGTTGCGGATTCCCGTAACAGGTCCGATGATGATCGTGACGATTCTCGTGAATCTCGCAATGATCGCAATATGCAGGATCATGACGATGCGCAGGATGAGGGCCATGCGACCCGTCGTCGTCGCCGTCGTAATCGTGACGTTGCCGACGAAGAGCGTTCCGAAGACAATCGCAGTGAACGCAACGAACGTGACAATCGTAATGATGATGCGGAAAACGATGAGGAAGGCGGATTTCGCAAGTCCCATCGTTCCCGTCGTTTGAACGCGCAGGAACGTCGAGCTGCTGCCGAAGTCGAGCAGATTGAAGAGGATTTGATCCTCGACGATATCACGTACGCGCCTATCGACGACGAAACACGTGGCAGTCGTGGTGACGATGATGATGACGAGCAGCCGACGCGCACCCGTCGTCGCCGTCGTGGCCGTGGCAATCGTGAGGAAGCTGACGAACAGCAGCAGGGGAACGTCGAAGGTGAGTCTCGTCGCCGCCGTGAGGAGGATGATGAGGAAGAGGGCACGGTGACCCGTCGCCGTCGCCGTCGCCGCGGCGGCGCGAAGTCCGAGGAGCAGGAAGAGCCGCTCGTACGCCGTTCCCGCAAGCAGCAGTACATCGACGAGATTACCGATGTCGAGGGTTCGACTCGACTTGAGGCCAAGAAGCAGCGCCGTCGTGACAATCGCCGCGAGCGTAGCCGTCAAAGCCAGCTCATGGAACAGGATTTCCTGGCTCGCCGCGAACATGTGGACCGCCTGATGGTGGTGCGCGAGCGCGAACGCCACACGCAGATTTCCGTGATCGAAGACAACGTGCTTGTCGAGCATTACGTGTCCGACATTCAGGAAGTCGCCACAGTGGGCAACATCTATCTTGGCCGCGTGCAGAACGTGCTGCCGAGCATGGAGGCCGCGTTCGTAGACATCGGCCAGGCGCGCAACGGCGTGCTATATGCGGGTGAGGTGAACTGGGATTCCGCGCGTTTGGAAGGCCAGCCTCGCCGCATCGAACTCGCGTTCAAGTCGGGAGACCCGGTGCTCGTGCAGGTCACCAAGGATCCGATCGGGCACAAGGGCGCACGACTGACCTCGCAGGTCACCCTTGCGGGCCGTTTCCTGGTGCTCGTGCCATCCGGTGGCATGACGGGCGTGAGCCGCAAGCTCAGCGAGCGCGAACGTTCCCGCCTCAAGAACATCGTGTCGAAGGTTGCTCCGAAAGACATGGGCGTGATCATTCGTACCGCTGCGGAAGGCGCTTCCGAAGAGGCGATCACCAAGGATCTCGAAAGCTTGGTGCGCCAGTGGGAACGCATCACCGCCAAGCGTGACGAATTCCTGCACGGCAAGCGTCCGAAGCTGCTGCAAGGCGAGCCGGATGTGGCGATCCGCGTGGTGCGAGACATCTTCAACGACGACTTCTCCAAGATGATCGTTGAAGGTGACCGCGTGTACGGCCGTATCGAGGAATATCTCGACACCATGGCTCCCGACTTGAAGGACAAGCTTGAAAAGTGGGATCCGGCCGAACATGAAGGCAAAGACGTGTTCGACAAGTGGCAGATCGACTCCCAGCTGCGCAAGGGCATGGAACGTCAGGTTTACCTGCCGTCGGGCGGTTCGATCGTGATCGACCGCACCGAAGCCATGACCACCATCGACGTGAACACCGGCCGTTTCATCGGCCGCGGCAAGAGTCTTGAGGAGACGGTGACCCGCTGCAACCTCGAAGCTTCCGAAGAGATCGCACGTCAGCTGCGCCTGCGCGATATCGGCGGCATGGTGATGATCGACTTCGTCGACATGGTCATGCCGGCCAACCGTGATCTGGTGCTGCGCAGACTGGTGGAATGCCTGGCTCGCGACCGTACCAAGCATCAGGTGGCCGAAGTCACCTCGCTTGGCCTGGTGCAGATGACGCGAAAGCGCATCGGACAGGGCTTGGTAGAGGCCTTCTCCGAGGAATGCCCGACCTGCAAGGGCCGCGGATTCATTCTTCACGACGAGCCGACCGTGTCCGCGGATTATGACGATCCGTACGCCTTGAAGGGCGGCGACCCGTTCGTCAAAACCAACAAGCATGGTCACGGCACGGACGTGCAGGTGCCGAAAGGTTCCTCGCCGGACGTGAAGGCCAAACTCGCGCAGATTGCGGCGGCTGCCGTGGCCGCCAACAATGCGGAACTGGGCGAGGAGGCATAG
- a CDS encoding CdaR family transcriptional regulator yields the protein MNSDQTDILDLLAGHTDDSTIERLAFECLMTNLTDDRVASLMNVLGWRGNFDCFAIGGTPKVSPASASLVARNAVRDLGGEHAVVGTYGSFLLVLVCQMGAATAEVTCTSVMSAFSEDEPVYLSPVRSGVVGASHVLRETLFSLQAAPALASPSRPLRADELLPERALLGDDYAREELYQNVYRVLHGDNPDDPTFVTVSTFLRNGSSLENTAKDLNVHPNTVRYRLKRAAETTGWDATDPRDAYVLTTALAIGRMRDR from the coding sequence ATGAACTCCGATCAGACAGACATTCTCGACCTTCTGGCAGGGCACACCGACGACTCGACCATCGAACGGCTCGCTTTTGAATGCCTGATGACGAATCTTACGGATGATCGCGTCGCCTCGTTGATGAACGTGCTCGGATGGCGTGGAAATTTCGATTGCTTCGCGATTGGCGGCACACCGAAGGTAAGTCCCGCCTCGGCTTCGCTGGTCGCGCGCAATGCTGTGCGTGATTTGGGTGGGGAGCATGCGGTCGTCGGCACGTACGGCAGTTTTCTACTGGTGTTGGTCTGCCAGATGGGGGCCGCCACCGCCGAAGTGACGTGCACGTCTGTCATGTCCGCGTTCAGTGAGGATGAGCCGGTGTATTTGAGCCCGGTACGTTCCGGCGTCGTCGGTGCCTCGCATGTGTTGCGTGAAACCTTGTTCTCGCTGCAGGCAGCTCCCGCTTTGGCCTCGCCGTCACGCCCGTTGCGCGCCGACGAATTGCTGCCTGAAAGGGCGCTTTTGGGCGATGACTACGCTCGTGAGGAGCTGTATCAGAACGTGTATCGGGTGCTTCATGGCGACAATCCCGACGATCCGACATTTGTGACGGTTTCCACGTTTTTAAGGAACGGCAGTTCATTGGAGAACACCGCGAAGGATTTGAACGTACATCCGAATACGGTGCGTTATCGTTTGAAGCGTGCCGCGGAAACGACCGGTTGGGATGCGACCGATCCGCGCGACGCATACGTGTTGACGACCGCGCTTGCAATTGGCCGTATGCGCGATCGTTGA
- the rplK gene encoding 50S ribosomal protein L11, translating to MAPKKKVSALLKLQIQAGKANPAPPLGPALGSHGVNIMDFCKQYNAATQDKMGQVIPVEITVFEDRSFTFILKTPPAAALLKKAAGIQKGTENPLTHKVGSVTKAQVREIAEIKMADLSARDVEAGMKIIEGTARSMGITVTD from the coding sequence ATGGCTCCTAAGAAGAAAGTCTCGGCGCTTCTCAAGCTCCAGATTCAGGCTGGCAAGGCCAACCCGGCCCCGCCGCTGGGCCCGGCACTGGGTTCCCATGGCGTGAACATCATGGACTTCTGCAAGCAGTACAACGCTGCCACGCAGGACAAGATGGGCCAGGTCATCCCTGTTGAGATCACCGTTTTCGAAGATCGTTCCTTCACTTTCATTCTGAAGACCCCGCCGGCGGCAGCTCTGCTGAAGAAGGCCGCGGGCATCCAGAAGGGTACCGAAAACCCGCTGACCCACAAGGTCGGCTCCGTCACCAAGGCTCAGGTCCGTGAGATCGCCGAAATCAAGATGGCTGATCTGTCCGCACGCGACGTCGAAGCCGGCATGAAGATCATCGAGGGCACCGCCCGCTCGATGGGTATCACGGTTACCGACTGA
- the rpmA gene encoding 50S ribosomal protein L27: protein MAHKKGASSSRNGRDSNAQYLGVKKFGGEAVVAGNIIVRQRGTKFHPGENVGMGKDHTLFALKDGSVKFGVRRDRKVVDVIAA, encoded by the coding sequence ATGGCACATAAGAAGGGCGCGTCCAGCTCGCGCAACGGTCGCGATTCAAACGCGCAATACCTCGGTGTGAAGAAGTTCGGCGGCGAAGCCGTCGTGGCCGGCAACATCATCGTTCGTCAGCGTGGCACCAAGTTCCACCCGGGTGAGAACGTCGGCATGGGCAAGGACCACACCCTGTTCGCCCTCAAGGACGGCAGCGTGAAGTTCGGCGTTCGTCGCGACCGCAAGGTCGTCGACGTGATCGCCGCCTGA
- a CDS encoding pyridoxal phosphate-dependent aminotransferase: protein MASMTMADWQTLSERINRVAPSATLAVDSKAKAMKAEGIDVIGFGAGEPNFPTPAPIVAAAAEAVQDPKNYRYTPTAGLPELRKAIAEKTLRDSGYEVDPNQVIVTNGGKQAVYSAFQILLDEGDEVIIPTPYWTSYPEAVKLAGGVPVEVFAGADRNFEPSLEDLEKARTERTKAIIVNTPNNPTGAVWKPETVKAIGEWAVEHHVWVISDEIYEHLNYDGAKTTYVGAAVPEVRGQLLVLNGVAKTYAMPGWRVGWMIAPLDVAKAASKLQGHMTSNVNNISQRAAIAAVSGSLDAVYEMREAFDKRRQTIVAALNDIEGVNCPTPTGAFYAFADVSALLNKPLGASKTSYASTSELAAALLDEGHVAAVPGEAFGAPGYLRFSYALADDDLVEGMKRMKQWVEA from the coding sequence ATGGCAAGCATGACTATGGCTGATTGGCAGACTCTTTCCGAACGTATTAACCGCGTGGCTCCGAGCGCTACTCTGGCCGTTGATTCCAAAGCGAAAGCGATGAAGGCTGAAGGAATCGACGTCATTGGATTTGGCGCGGGCGAGCCGAACTTCCCGACTCCGGCTCCGATTGTCGCAGCTGCGGCCGAAGCGGTGCAGGATCCGAAGAACTATCGTTACACCCCAACGGCAGGTTTGCCGGAACTACGCAAGGCAATCGCAGAAAAAACGTTGCGCGATTCCGGTTACGAAGTCGATCCGAACCAGGTTATCGTAACCAACGGTGGCAAGCAGGCCGTGTACTCGGCATTTCAAATCCTGCTTGACGAAGGCGACGAAGTCATCATTCCGACGCCGTATTGGACGAGCTATCCGGAAGCGGTGAAACTGGCCGGAGGCGTGCCTGTCGAAGTGTTCGCTGGTGCCGACCGCAATTTCGAACCAAGTCTTGAAGATCTCGAAAAAGCGCGTACCGAACGTACGAAAGCCATCATCGTGAACACGCCGAACAATCCGACGGGTGCCGTATGGAAGCCGGAAACCGTCAAGGCGATCGGTGAATGGGCGGTGGAACATCATGTGTGGGTGATTTCCGACGAAATCTACGAGCATCTCAACTACGATGGCGCAAAAACCACGTATGTCGGCGCTGCAGTGCCCGAAGTGCGTGGTCAGCTGCTGGTACTCAACGGCGTGGCCAAAACGTATGCCATGCCCGGCTGGCGTGTCGGCTGGATGATCGCTCCTCTCGACGTGGCCAAGGCCGCGTCCAAGCTGCAGGGGCATATGACGTCCAACGTGAACAATATCTCCCAACGCGCCGCAATCGCGGCCGTGTCCGGCTCGCTCGATGCAGTGTACGAGATGCGCGAGGCTTTCGACAAGCGCCGTCAGACCATCGTCGCCGCGTTGAACGATATTGAGGGTGTGAACTGCCCGACGCCGACCGGTGCATTCTATGCGTTCGCCGATGTGAGCGCCCTGCTGAACAAGCCGCTCGGCGCAAGCAAGACCTCCTATGCGAGCACGTCCGAGCTGGCTGCGGCATTGCTTGACGAAGGCCATGTAGCGGCCGTTCCAGGTGAAGCGTTCGGTGCTCCCGGCTACCTGCGATTCTCGTATGCGCTTGCCGACGACGATCTGGTCGAGGGCATGAAACGCATGAAGCAGTGGGTCGAAGCCTGA
- the rplU gene encoding 50S ribosomal protein L21: MYAIVKAGGHQEKVEVGDVIYVNRLEAKKGETVEFPVALVVDGSKVVLGAKDLANVSVKAEVVNDEAKGPKISIMKYKNKTGVARRKGHRQQLTAVKITAIA, encoded by the coding sequence ATGTACGCGATTGTGAAGGCCGGCGGCCATCAGGAAAAGGTTGAGGTCGGTGACGTCATCTACGTCAACCGTCTCGAGGCTAAGAAGGGCGAAACCGTGGAATTCCCGGTTGCTCTCGTTGTGGACGGCTCCAAGGTTGTCCTCGGTGCCAAGGATCTCGCCAACGTCAGCGTCAAGGCTGAGGTTGTCAACGATGAGGCCAAGGGTCCGAAGATCAGCATCATGAAGTATAAGAACAAGACCGGCGTTGCTCGTCGCAAGGGCCATCGCCAGCAGCTGACCGCTGTCAAGATCACGGCTATCGCCTGA